The Salvelinus alpinus chromosome 28, SLU_Salpinus.1, whole genome shotgun sequence genome includes a window with the following:
- the LOC139557447 gene encoding uncharacterized protein isoform X1 yields the protein MTAKHRGKKNKHNHEDFNHLNHESSEPEARGGNQNVLLFILFLMIVVGGATGAWFCFQQHQSITYLADNFMGMQMKMVTLQSFQEEIRQTNEKQHSTSGFELRLNTLEESYTLAQKQVVMALAMAEQLKTLDLPTQVLSLHTEMKAQLAEIQQATVSTEQLTQLQAMLKGKSEEFEAVRLQVEGLAGLMTELAQSVEGLTGSLAERAGLLGTLSATMEGQASDLLGVKEQLSANQAQLEASTAEITSVRELIETVQSQSAQQAREGQLVTVQQSLQEQNSAAHSLHSELHAQLEVVQKQVALLEGGGQADEPSEEVEEEAASAEEEQAAPAEEVEEKEAAHLDGKSVVQEDSAVTEEQTAPAEEEGVEEEQGDLAEAAPEEVVEEVHAVENVEEQAEEEDSEAEDEQEEEQAVEEEEEQLEEDEASTEEEL from the exons ATGACAGCAAAGCACCGAGGGAAGAAGAACAAACACAATCACGAAGACTTTAACCATTTGAATCATGAATCTTCAGAACCGGAGGCGCGAGGTGGAAACCAGAATGTGCTATTGTTCATTTTATTCCTTATGATTGTGGTCGGAGGTGCCACCGGGGCATGGTTCTGTTTCCAGCAGCACCAAAGTATAACCTACTTAGCAGACAATTTCATGGGCATGCAGATGAAGATGGTGACGCTTCAGTCCTTCCAGGAAGAAATTCGACAGACAAATGAAAAG CAGCACAGTACCAGTGGCTTCGAGCTTCGCCTCAACACCCTAGAAGAGTCTTACACGCTGGCCCAGAAGCAGGTAGTCATGGCCCTGGCCATGGCTGAGCAGCTAAAGACCTTAGACCTGCCCACCCAGGTTCTCTCCCTCCACACAGAGATGAAGGCCCAGCTGGCTGAGATACAGCAGGCCACTGTGTCCACGGAGCAGCTGACTCAGCTGCAGGCCATGCTGAAGGGGAAGAGCGAGGAGTTTGAGGCTGTCCGGCTGCAGGTGGAGGGCCTGGCAGGGTTGATGACAGAGCTGGCCCAAAGCGTGGAGGGTCTGACAGGGAGCCTGGCCGAGAGGGCAGGGCTGCTGGGCACCCTGAGCGCCACCATGGAGGGCCAGGCATCAGACCTCCTGGGGGTGAAGGAACAGCTGTCAGCCAACCAGGCTCAACTGGAGGCCAGTACAGCGGAGATCACAAGTGTCAG AGAACTGATTGAGACAGTGCAGTCTCAGAGTGCCCAGCAGGCCAGAGAGGGGCAGCTGGTGACAGTACAACAAAGTCTGCAGGAGCAGAACTCAGCGGCTCACAGTCTGCACTCTGAGCTCCACGCTCAGCTGGAGGTCGTGCAGAAACAGGTCGCCCTG CTGGAAGGAGGGGGTCAAGCAGATGAGCCctcagaggaggtggaggaagaggctgCTTCTGCGGAAGAGGAGCAGGCTGCTCCTGCTGAGGAGGTGGAAGAGAAGGAGGCGGCTCACTTAGATGGGAAGTCTGTTGTACAGGAGGATTCGGCTGTCACAGAGGAACAGACTGCTCctgcagaggaggagggggtggaggaggagcagggggactTGGCAGAGGCAGCAccagaggaggtggtggaggaggtgcaTGCAGTAGAGAATGTAGAAGAGCAGGCGGAAGAAGAGGATTCTGAAGCAGAAGATGAGCAAGAGGAGGAGCAGGccgtggaggaagaggaggaacaaCTGGAAGAAGATGAGGCCTCTACTGAGGAGGAAT TGTGA
- the LOC139557447 gene encoding uncharacterized protein isoform X2 has translation MTAKHRGKKNKHNHEDFNHLNHESSEPEARGGNQNVLLFILFLMIVVGGATGAWFCFQQHQSITYLADNFMGMQMKMVTLQSFQEEIRQTNEKQHSTSGFELRLNTLEESYTLAQKQVVMALAMAEQLKTLDLPTQVLSLHTEMKAQLAEIQQATVSTEQLTQLQAMLKGKSEEFEAVRLQVEGLAGLMTELAQSVEGLTGSLAERAGLLGTLSATMEGQASDLLGVKEQLSANQAQLEASTAEITSVRELIETVQSQSAQQAREGQLVTVQQSLQEQNSAAHSLHSELHAQLEVVQKQLEGGGQADEPSEEVEEEAASAEEEQAAPAEEVEEKEAAHLDGKSVVQEDSAVTEEQTAPAEEEGVEEEQGDLAEAAPEEVVEEVHAVENVEEQAEEEDSEAEDEQEEEQAVEEEEEQLEEDEASTEEEL, from the exons ATGACAGCAAAGCACCGAGGGAAGAAGAACAAACACAATCACGAAGACTTTAACCATTTGAATCATGAATCTTCAGAACCGGAGGCGCGAGGTGGAAACCAGAATGTGCTATTGTTCATTTTATTCCTTATGATTGTGGTCGGAGGTGCCACCGGGGCATGGTTCTGTTTCCAGCAGCACCAAAGTATAACCTACTTAGCAGACAATTTCATGGGCATGCAGATGAAGATGGTGACGCTTCAGTCCTTCCAGGAAGAAATTCGACAGACAAATGAAAAG CAGCACAGTACCAGTGGCTTCGAGCTTCGCCTCAACACCCTAGAAGAGTCTTACACGCTGGCCCAGAAGCAGGTAGTCATGGCCCTGGCCATGGCTGAGCAGCTAAAGACCTTAGACCTGCCCACCCAGGTTCTCTCCCTCCACACAGAGATGAAGGCCCAGCTGGCTGAGATACAGCAGGCCACTGTGTCCACGGAGCAGCTGACTCAGCTGCAGGCCATGCTGAAGGGGAAGAGCGAGGAGTTTGAGGCTGTCCGGCTGCAGGTGGAGGGCCTGGCAGGGTTGATGACAGAGCTGGCCCAAAGCGTGGAGGGTCTGACAGGGAGCCTGGCCGAGAGGGCAGGGCTGCTGGGCACCCTGAGCGCCACCATGGAGGGCCAGGCATCAGACCTCCTGGGGGTGAAGGAACAGCTGTCAGCCAACCAGGCTCAACTGGAGGCCAGTACAGCGGAGATCACAAGTGTCAG AGAACTGATTGAGACAGTGCAGTCTCAGAGTGCCCAGCAGGCCAGAGAGGGGCAGCTGGTGACAGTACAACAAAGTCTGCAGGAGCAGAACTCAGCGGCTCACAGTCTGCACTCTGAGCTCCACGCTCAGCTGGAGGTCGTGCAGAAACAG CTGGAAGGAGGGGGTCAAGCAGATGAGCCctcagaggaggtggaggaagaggctgCTTCTGCGGAAGAGGAGCAGGCTGCTCCTGCTGAGGAGGTGGAAGAGAAGGAGGCGGCTCACTTAGATGGGAAGTCTGTTGTACAGGAGGATTCGGCTGTCACAGAGGAACAGACTGCTCctgcagaggaggagggggtggaggaggagcagggggactTGGCAGAGGCAGCAccagaggaggtggtggaggaggtgcaTGCAGTAGAGAATGTAGAAGAGCAGGCGGAAGAAGAGGATTCTGAAGCAGAAGATGAGCAAGAGGAGGAGCAGGccgtggaggaagaggaggaacaaCTGGAAGAAGATGAGGCCTCTACTGAGGAGGAAT TGTGA